One window from the genome of Alkalihalobacillus sp. LMS6 encodes:
- a CDS encoding type 1 glutamine amidotransferase domain-containing protein: protein MRLEGKKILAAVDEEFEDLELWYPILRLQEEGATVDLVGLEKGKTYIGKYGVPAKADYAFADVQADDYDGILIPGGWAPDKLRRYEDLLTIVKKMDKDEKPIGQICHAGWVLISANILQGRRVTSTPGIKDDMVNAGAEWHDVAVIEDGHIISSRRPPDLPPYAKAFADRLATR, encoded by the coding sequence ATGAGATTAGAAGGAAAAAAAATTCTTGCTGCTGTTGACGAAGAATTTGAAGACTTAGAGCTTTGGTATCCAATTCTACGCTTGCAAGAAGAAGGTGCAACGGTTGACCTCGTTGGGTTGGAAAAAGGAAAAACGTATATTGGAAAATACGGTGTACCAGCAAAAGCTGACTACGCATTTGCGGATGTTCAAGCAGATGACTATGATGGCATTCTTATCCCAGGAGGATGGGCACCAGATAAACTTCGACGTTATGAGGATCTGTTGACAATTGTAAAGAAGATGGACAAAGATGAGAAGCCAATCGGACAAATCTGCCATGCGGGCTGGGTGTTAATCTCAGCGAATATTTTACAAGGACGACGTGTAACGAGTACACCTGGTATAAAAGATGATATGGTGAATGCTGGTGCAGAATGGCATGATGTGGCAGTTATCGAGGATGGCCACATTATTTCGAGTAGACGACCACCAGATTTGCCACCTTATGCAAAAGCATTTGCAGATCGGCTGGCGACACGCTAA
- the ilvA gene encoding threonine ammonia-lyase IlvA has protein sequence MATNLQDIIRANQMLKDIITHTPLQKDQVLSERYDCTVYLKREDLQVVRSFKIRGAYYQISSLSKEELKAGVVCASAGNHAQGVAYSCQALKIKGVIFMPSTTPKQKVAQVEFFGRNYVDVRLIGDTFDDSYAEAMRYRDEHHMAFIHPFNQDHIIAGQGTVGLEILNDLEETPDFIFSSIGGGGLISGISTYIKSISPATKMIGCEPAGAASMKEALKQGGVVELPEINKFVDGAAVKRVGEKTYEICKQYLDDIVLVPEGKICTTILKLYNENAIVAEPAGAMPIAALDFYKDQIKGKSVVCVVSGGNNDIGRMEEIRERSLVYEGLQHYFIIQFPQRAGALKEFILNVLGPQDDITRFEYTKKNNKSNGPVLIGIELKSNQDYDGLIQRMDELGFGYEEVNKNQSLFSLLI, from the coding sequence ATGGCAACAAACTTACAAGACATTATTCGAGCAAATCAAATGCTAAAAGATATTATTACTCACACGCCATTGCAAAAAGATCAAGTCTTATCTGAACGGTATGATTGCACGGTCTATTTAAAGCGAGAAGATCTTCAAGTTGTTCGCTCATTTAAAATAAGAGGGGCTTATTATCAAATTTCTTCATTATCTAAAGAAGAGCTAAAGGCGGGAGTCGTATGCGCGAGTGCAGGGAATCATGCGCAAGGTGTCGCTTATTCGTGTCAAGCGCTTAAAATAAAAGGTGTAATCTTCATGCCGTCAACAACGCCTAAACAAAAAGTAGCGCAAGTAGAATTTTTTGGCCGTAACTATGTTGACGTTCGTTTAATTGGCGATACTTTTGATGATTCCTATGCTGAAGCAATGCGGTACCGCGATGAGCATCATATGGCGTTTATTCATCCTTTTAACCAAGATCATATTATTGCTGGGCAAGGAACGGTCGGATTAGAAATTTTAAATGATTTAGAAGAAACACCAGACTTCATCTTCTCATCTATTGGTGGAGGCGGATTGATTAGCGGAATTTCTACATATATTAAAAGCATAAGTCCTGCCACAAAGATGATTGGCTGTGAACCAGCTGGAGCTGCCTCAATGAAAGAAGCCCTTAAACAAGGAGGCGTCGTAGAGCTTCCTGAAATCAACAAGTTTGTGGACGGTGCGGCGGTAAAGCGAGTAGGGGAAAAAACCTATGAAATCTGCAAACAATATCTTGATGATATTGTGCTAGTACCAGAAGGGAAAATTTGTACAACCATTTTAAAGCTTTACAATGAAAATGCCATTGTGGCTGAACCTGCAGGGGCGATGCCAATCGCCGCGCTTGATTTCTATAAAGATCAAATAAAAGGCAAATCGGTTGTGTGTGTCGTAAGTGGGGGAAATAATGACATTGGACGCATGGAAGAAATTCGTGAACGCTCTCTCGTTTATGAAGGATTACAGCATTACTTTATTATTCAATTCCCACAACGAGCAGGTGCGTTGAAAGAATTTATTTTAAACGTTCTTGGTCCCCAAGATGATATTACACGGTTTGAATACACAAAGAAAAACAATAAATCAAATGGACCGGTATTAATTGGAATAGAGTTGAAATCGAATCAAGATTATGATGGGTTAATTCAACGAATGGACGAGCTCGGATTCGGTTATGAAGAAGTAAACAAAAATCAAAGTTTGTTTAGCTTGTTGATTTAA
- a CDS encoding DUF1798 family protein codes for MEKLKQLTTALLSLTKEAEAFYIDVVKQDKAYEVDFYGKVKPFADRVQPLAQEWASEVKPFLMQHYTKLVHISQVEQTVENLDVVAIKSFYPSSGMRRQRETFKSVRFVLENVLEEIKIAQAD; via the coding sequence ATGGAAAAGCTTAAACAGTTAACAACTGCATTATTGTCTTTAACAAAAGAAGCCGAAGCGTTTTATATTGATGTTGTAAAGCAAGATAAAGCGTATGAGGTAGACTTCTATGGCAAGGTAAAACCATTTGCTGATCGTGTTCAGCCTCTTGCACAGGAATGGGCGAGTGAGGTAAAACCTTTCTTGATGCAACATTACACGAAGCTTGTTCACATTAGTCAAGTGGAGCAAACGGTAGAAAATTTAGATGTTGTAGCCATTAAGTCATTTTATCCATCATCAGGGATGCGGCGTCAAAGAGAGACGTTTAAATCAGTACGGTTTGTACTGGAAAATGTATTGGAAGAAATCAAAATCGCACAAGCGGATTGA
- the racA gene encoding chromosome-anchoring protein RacA, which yields MAQYKTKEMSVELGVNPTTIQRWTKFFKISCEVNEQGHFLYTDEHVPLFKKIQDQLKEGKKLKDVTIEQKQAKAVPSVPKKQYDAKLEQMYHQVSVLEQKLNTKADDVVSYQLLKHRSELDDMVNVLDRLEQRLNQMEDRYQTEKKGFEEPQRGQRRFPTKTWKAILSFFSF from the coding sequence ATGGCTCAATATAAAACAAAAGAAATGTCAGTCGAACTTGGTGTGAATCCTACGACAATTCAACGGTGGACAAAATTTTTTAAAATCTCGTGCGAAGTGAATGAACAAGGCCATTTTTTATATACAGATGAACACGTGCCTTTATTTAAGAAGATACAAGATCAATTAAAAGAGGGAAAGAAATTAAAGGATGTTACGATTGAACAGAAGCAAGCAAAGGCCGTTCCATCTGTTCCAAAAAAGCAATATGACGCGAAGCTTGAACAAATGTATCATCAAGTGAGTGTGTTAGAGCAAAAACTCAATACAAAAGCGGATGATGTTGTGAGTTATCAGTTATTAAAACACCGCTCTGAATTAGACGATATGGTGAATGTGCTTGATCGACTTGAACAACGATTGAATCAAATGGAAGACCGCTATCAAACAGAAAAAAAGGGCTTTGAAGAACCTCAGCGAGGCCAAAGACGATTTCCGACCAAAACGTGGAAAGCGATCTTGTCGTTTTTTAGCTTTTAA
- a CDS encoding spore protein, translating into MKENKQRQKDTKKTPKRENTVPGLDKKLGGPNRPAE; encoded by the coding sequence TTGAAAGAGAATAAACAACGACAAAAAGATACAAAGAAAACACCTAAACGTGAAAATACAGTTCCTGGATTAGACAAAAAATTAGGTGGACCAAATCGTCCTGCTGAATAA
- a CDS encoding DUF2515 family protein → MDRQVLWANVDNIARTKAYEQFGKRQPEIRWARLAGIVSRNAGWNLTDLTTSAFQAVLPYTTRQNIAWIYERANWLIFRDAYPQLLCYQQYKTTGIWDWSNVNRYGVSTFMDKEWRRFLQEKDEWRLMIALIINEQMMIEQQLFKSSEVQQFFKSALYKMEELLHFSHVLFPHWPLTNHVRYGEVVQHFAQPKKRIQLGVNLAHLLYDPDLHYCFLQFMEEVEPTGSRKDYDKSEKGLPLRVVYPRISHKPTIAVDWYEQYDKDEVEKLFQPLKEYRPKKMNVTLAKAELACLEWFGRKTSKS, encoded by the coding sequence ATGGACCGGCAAGTATTATGGGCAAATGTAGATAATATTGCTCGAACAAAAGCGTACGAGCAGTTTGGAAAGCGGCAACCGGAGATACGCTGGGCGCGACTAGCAGGAATTGTTTCTCGAAATGCAGGCTGGAATTTAACAGATTTAACTACGTCCGCGTTCCAGGCGGTGTTGCCATATACGACCCGGCAAAACATTGCTTGGATTTATGAGCGTGCGAACTGGTTAATTTTTCGAGATGCATACCCGCAACTGCTTTGCTATCAACAGTATAAAACGACAGGGATATGGGATTGGTCAAATGTCAACCGGTATGGCGTGTCTACCTTTATGGACAAAGAATGGCGACGCTTTTTACAAGAAAAGGATGAGTGGCGATTAATGATTGCCCTTATCATTAACGAGCAGATGATGATTGAGCAACAATTGTTTAAAAGCTCTGAAGTACAGCAATTTTTTAAATCAGCTTTATATAAAATGGAAGAGTTGCTTCATTTTAGTCATGTGCTTTTTCCACACTGGCCATTGACGAATCACGTTAGGTACGGAGAAGTTGTTCAGCATTTTGCGCAACCTAAAAAAAGAATTCAACTAGGGGTAAACTTAGCACATTTGCTTTATGATCCGGACTTACACTATTGTTTTCTGCAATTTATGGAAGAAGTTGAACCGACAGGCTCTCGTAAAGACTATGATAAGTCGGAGAAGGGTTTACCGTTACGCGTTGTGTATCCACGAATTTCTCACAAGCCAACAATCGCGGTAGACTGGTATGAACAATATGACAAAGACGAAGTTGAAAAGTTGTTTCAACCATTAAAGGAGTATCGACCAAAAAAAATGAATGTGACGCTGGCTAAAGCAGAACTTGCATGTTTGGAATGGTTTGGCAGAAAAACATCGAAGTCATAA
- the recU gene encoding Holliday junction resolvase RecU, producing MSIQYPNGKRYRSNSSSRSTKTSIAYGGRGMSFESDIDESNTYYLLKEQAVIHKKPTPIQIVNVDYPKRSAAVIKEAYFKQASTTDYNGVYKGHYIDFEAKETKNKTSFPLQNIHQHQVDHMRNVVKQNGICFLLIRFQDTKEVFLLDATVLISFYDHQTERKSIKKADIMTYGHHVHTGYQPFIDYLRTVDELYIN from the coding sequence ATGTCCATTCAGTACCCTAATGGCAAACGCTATCGATCGAATTCGTCATCACGCTCTACCAAAACATCGATCGCGTATGGTGGGAGAGGGATGTCTTTTGAGTCTGATATTGACGAATCAAATACGTATTACTTACTTAAAGAACAAGCGGTCATCCATAAAAAACCGACGCCGATCCAAATTGTAAATGTTGATTATCCCAAGCGTAGCGCGGCGGTCATCAAAGAAGCGTACTTTAAACAAGCATCAACAACAGATTATAATGGTGTATACAAAGGTCACTATATTGATTTCGAAGCAAAGGAAACGAAGAATAAGACATCCTTCCCCTTACAAAACATTCACCAACATCAAGTTGATCACATGCGTAATGTGGTGAAGCAAAACGGGATCTGTTTTCTTTTAATTCGGTTCCAAGATACGAAAGAAGTTTTTTTACTAGATGCCACTGTACTTATTTCTTTTTATGATCATCAAACGGAACGGAAATCGATTAAAAAAGCGGATATTATGACTTATGGACACCATGTTCACACTGGCTATCAGCCATTTATTGATTATTTACGGACAGTTGATGAACTCTATATTAACTAG
- a CDS encoding transglycosylase domain-containing protein, which translates to MADEYKSRQERKHAQTSDKKPKKPKNDGSGGGKKPKKPLFKKILITLLILLGVGLIGGGVAIGVIVASAPDIEREKLMLPQSLQVHDMDDELVFTLTGGENRINADINDMPDHLQNAFLAIEDHRFREHFGVDVRRLGGAVVANLREGFGAEGGSTITQQLVKNLFLSQDKQLTRKIQEAYLAIQLERMYSKDEILEMYLNQINLGPSAGYGVQLASEAYFDKPNLEDLTVADAAVLAAIPQRPRDFDPVRNPENNEQRRNIVIDRMEREDFITAEEAEEARNTDINEQINYTETEDSGWYTFYDEVLKELDDLGFTTDEIYHSGLRVYTTLDTDAQDLVDSVLKSGEYEGLPFPDNEDFRVGVTLLDTESGAVRAMGNGTEENDARVNNYASIQTNHGSVMKPLLGYGPVIENEQWSTGHIIADEPYNYATESDTPVRNFDRQYKGNMRMRQALAESRNVPAVKALNEAGQENAYEFLERMFEPGGDQVESGILGPAQGSTKEIAGAYAAFGNNGAHTEPYTIRKIVYPDGREINVQPETEQVMEDYTGYMVTDMLKSVMTDGTGTTAQVPNVPIAGKTGTSNFSPADYANLNIGENAGAYPTSAFTGYSTEYTLSTWIGFTDRRGDNYLTSEHNQITRNLFRHIMTGMHEGVQTSDFTMPDSVERISVERGTGQLPSAGTPSSEIVSELFVRGSGPSQVSEEFAQDIPDPSGLDYSYNEEAETITFTWSYPADVLDDVEFETSVSSGSLDVSSDSLSATVSNVTPGTYTFSVRARATDGTDGASSSVSVTATIEDEGEEEEEEIEEEEPVEEEPVEEEPAEEEPQQDEDPSGGDDNNGGDTGDDSNDEDSTDTDTSPDEGSSDQGGNGEDDSGSPDNESGNSEDTTPDSGNGNGSDSEPDETDEE; encoded by the coding sequence ATGGCAGATGAATATAAATCACGCCAAGAGCGCAAACATGCGCAAACGAGCGATAAAAAACCAAAGAAGCCAAAAAATGATGGCAGCGGCGGTGGAAAAAAACCTAAAAAACCACTGTTTAAAAAAATTCTGATTACGTTACTTATTCTCTTAGGGGTTGGCTTAATTGGTGGCGGAGTGGCAATCGGTGTAATTGTTGCAAGCGCACCAGATATTGAACGAGAGAAGCTAATGCTTCCGCAATCGTTACAAGTACACGACATGGACGATGAGCTTGTGTTTACCTTAACAGGTGGGGAAAATCGAATTAATGCCGACATTAACGATATGCCCGACCATCTCCAAAACGCTTTCCTAGCGATTGAAGATCACCGCTTCCGCGAACATTTTGGCGTAGATGTACGTCGATTAGGTGGTGCTGTTGTCGCCAACTTACGTGAAGGCTTTGGCGCTGAAGGTGGTTCAACCATTACCCAGCAGCTTGTGAAAAACTTATTCTTATCCCAAGATAAACAGCTAACGAGAAAGATTCAAGAAGCGTATCTCGCCATTCAGCTCGAGCGCATGTATTCGAAAGATGAGATTTTAGAAATGTATTTAAATCAAATTAATTTAGGACCTTCTGCTGGCTACGGCGTTCAACTTGCTTCAGAAGCGTATTTTGATAAACCGAACTTAGAAGACTTAACCGTTGCGGATGCTGCTGTGTTGGCTGCGATCCCTCAACGTCCAAGAGATTTTGATCCAGTTCGAAATCCTGAAAACAATGAACAACGTCGTAACATCGTTATTGATCGAATGGAGCGAGAAGATTTCATTACTGCCGAAGAAGCAGAAGAAGCTCGTAATACTGACATTAACGAACAAATTAACTATACAGAAACAGAAGACTCTGGCTGGTACACGTTCTATGATGAAGTGTTAAAAGAGCTTGACGATTTAGGGTTTACAACAGACGAAATTTACCACTCGGGCTTACGTGTATACACGACTCTTGATACAGACGCACAAGATTTAGTTGATTCTGTATTGAAATCTGGTGAATACGAAGGATTGCCGTTCCCAGATAATGAAGACTTCCGCGTTGGCGTAACACTCCTTGATACCGAATCCGGTGCTGTACGTGCGATGGGGAACGGAACAGAAGAAAACGATGCACGGGTAAATAACTACGCGTCCATTCAAACGAACCATGGTTCGGTGATGAAGCCTCTTCTTGGCTATGGTCCTGTTATTGAAAATGAGCAATGGTCAACCGGTCATATTATTGCCGATGAACCGTACAATTACGCGACTGAAAGTGATACACCTGTTCGAAATTTTGATCGTCAATATAAAGGCAATATGCGCATGCGCCAAGCATTAGCAGAATCACGTAATGTACCGGCGGTTAAAGCATTAAATGAAGCCGGACAAGAAAACGCCTATGAATTTTTAGAGCGAATGTTTGAACCTGGTGGCGATCAAGTTGAATCTGGTATATTAGGACCTGCACAAGGTTCGACAAAAGAAATCGCTGGTGCTTATGCAGCATTTGGAAATAACGGTGCTCATACAGAACCGTATACAATCCGAAAAATTGTCTATCCTGATGGACGAGAAATTAACGTCCAGCCAGAAACAGAACAAGTAATGGAAGACTACACTGGTTACATGGTTACCGACATGTTGAAATCGGTCATGACTGATGGAACGGGAACAACGGCTCAAGTACCAAACGTTCCTATAGCCGGTAAAACAGGAACATCAAACTTTTCACCAGCTGATTATGCCAATTTAAATATAGGCGAAAATGCAGGCGCCTACCCAACATCTGCATTTACCGGCTATAGTACGGAATATACGCTATCCACATGGATTGGCTTTACTGACCGACGCGGCGACAATTATTTAACGAGTGAGCACAATCAAATTACCCGTAATTTATTCCGTCACATTATGACAGGGATGCATGAAGGGGTTCAAACGTCTGATTTCACAATGCCTGATTCTGTTGAACGGATTAGCGTTGAGCGTGGAACAGGTCAATTGCCAAGTGCAGGAACACCGAGTAGCGAAATTGTTTCAGAACTCTTTGTGCGCGGATCTGGCCCATCTCAAGTATCGGAAGAATTTGCGCAAGATATTCCAGACCCTAGTGGCCTTGACTATAGCTACAATGAAGAAGCGGAAACCATTACATTCACATGGTCCTATCCTGCTGACGTATTAGATGACGTCGAATTTGAAACGAGTGTTAGCTCTGGTTCTTTAGATGTTTCATCTGATTCCTTGAGTGCCACCGTCTCGAATGTTACGCCTGGAACCTATACATTTAGTGTCAGGGCACGGGCAACAGACGGTACGGATGGCGCAAGCTCTTCAGTTTCTGTAACAGCAACGATTGAAGATGAAGGAGAAGAAGAGGAAGAAGAGATTGAAGAAGAAGAACCAGTAGAAGAAGAACCGGTTGAAGAGGAGCCAGCGGAAGAAGAGCCACAACAAGATGAAGATCCAAGCGGTGGCGATGACAACAATGGTGGCGATACGGGTGATGATTCGAACGATGAAGATTCTACCGATACTGACACATCTCCAGATGAAGGATCTTCGGATCAAGGTGGCAATGGTGAAGACGACTCCGGCAGCCCAGACAATGAGTCAGGAAACTCCGAAGACACCACTCCAGACTCTGGAAATGGAAATGGTTCTGATTCTGAACCTGATGAAACGGATGAAGAATAA
- a CDS encoding dynamin family protein produces the protein MNNTKEQLDLTEYEIKQWHRIQEKQTLSIALSGHFSAGKSSLINHLTGVSILPTSPIPTSANQITIAYGDLEVIVVHVDGSEKSFRGEIDWEAIKRYAMDGANVEKLNIYAPIPFLKHAGSLVDTPGVDSTDPTHQNMTLEALFTTDILLYVMDYNHVKSETNLGFLKQLSDEGKPLFIVVNQIDKHNEEELSFQSYKDSIIETLANWSIQYQGFYMTTIKDSPHNELHRLKDALFSLFYYGRDLVQAGKKKIEYSFYKSIQRRIEDDWEEERASLEDTIQSIGFELDDVDMYQQRLEAFKEAEAGSTNRQQRILKEWDDLFRQATLFNSTLTEKTLHWLHAMRPNFKMGFLSSKRKIMQERQRRQAEVIEELNDQINKQVVFHLKQTLQSLPLAEMSNQQRFLNAVHDVAFTVSPAFLDEGVPNSTFADSFVYQFTKDRTEAIKRHLKQRAVDALDDANEQLIAYDQQQSEQAQAQYREMKELEPYVAHYVAKKDKKEALKRLADKEASERDDRGAFAKVLKQKINENVIFEEEDTMWKNQVKASVGKTILTSVAKKEHIADRPLGVSDEDIHGLQAELKRLNKSDVTQDWHQRLQTEAEHITTEQFTLSLFGAFSAGKSSLANALLGGVVLPSSPHPTTATVTTVTRPTDAHGHGDVHIQYKSYEQLRGELASISQLLEATVTLEQLQRFRTQTYRVTTAAKKQALAYIETLQHSMKKYESWLEQEEMVSMNELNEKIVHEEVACFISRVTIYYECEWTAKGLTLVDTPGVNSINGRHTNVAYDQVKASDAILYVTYYNHSFSRADAQFIEQLGKMNQHVSSKKLYFVLNAIDLAANEEERLGVESFVTRSLEEAGIDRPALFSLSSKEALMKESSTDFQQFQQELYGPMLRALKDANRTQFVEHVKQYVIYLQDVQSFATMADHEKSTQLVRFEESLMEAQQAFYKDEAASLFMEVEQEASELFAYLRERTPYISRDRFIEFVNVATIVGSSRKKQKEALEQQLLSWNEDSLFYVNQELKATRIRLSLELQRSFEQWKKVWQQSFQSGIPGFPFPKMRKSFSSQLSPDLLTSTLSIHSHVNQFSSLKTFFEQQQVKQVKEQLVDELVQQIRSGLREEEGKSKEWLKQETNDAFKECKAMLDQQITLERAKRKQLNTKAIQQDLQAEIDVIKAWLHEIKA, from the coding sequence GTGAATAATACGAAAGAGCAGCTGGATTTAACGGAATATGAAATCAAGCAATGGCATCGAATTCAAGAAAAACAAACATTATCGATTGCGTTAAGTGGCCATTTTTCTGCTGGGAAATCATCGCTTATTAATCATCTAACAGGTGTCTCCATTTTACCTACTAGCCCAATTCCGACGAGTGCAAATCAGATCACGATCGCTTACGGGGATTTAGAGGTAATCGTTGTTCATGTTGATGGTTCAGAAAAATCATTTCGTGGTGAAATCGATTGGGAGGCAATTAAACGTTATGCAATGGATGGCGCCAATGTTGAAAAACTCAATATTTATGCCCCGATTCCATTTTTAAAACACGCTGGTAGCTTAGTTGATACGCCAGGGGTCGATTCAACGGATCCAACTCACCAAAATATGACGCTTGAAGCGCTTTTTACAACAGATATTTTACTTTACGTGATGGATTATAATCATGTAAAGTCCGAAACAAACCTCGGTTTCTTAAAGCAATTATCAGACGAAGGAAAGCCTTTGTTTATTGTTGTAAATCAAATTGATAAACACAATGAAGAGGAACTCTCTTTTCAAAGCTATAAAGACAGCATCATTGAAACGTTGGCCAACTGGTCGATCCAGTATCAAGGTTTTTATATGACAACGATTAAAGACTCTCCTCATAATGAGCTTCATCGTTTAAAGGACGCGTTATTTTCGCTTTTTTACTACGGGCGTGACTTAGTTCAAGCCGGCAAAAAAAAGATTGAATATAGTTTTTATAAATCCATCCAGCGCAGAATTGAAGATGATTGGGAAGAAGAGCGTGCTTCCCTTGAAGATACCATTCAATCGATTGGATTTGAGTTGGATGATGTGGACATGTATCAGCAACGTTTAGAAGCATTTAAAGAAGCAGAAGCTGGATCAACTAATCGGCAGCAGCGGATATTGAAGGAATGGGACGATTTATTTCGGCAAGCAACGCTTTTTAATTCGACGCTAACGGAAAAAACACTCCACTGGTTGCACGCAATGCGCCCGAATTTTAAAATGGGGTTTTTATCGTCAAAACGGAAAATTATGCAGGAGCGACAACGGCGTCAAGCAGAAGTTATTGAGGAATTAAATGATCAAATAAATAAACAAGTGGTGTTCCATTTAAAACAAACATTGCAATCGCTTCCACTTGCTGAGATGTCAAACCAGCAGCGTTTTTTAAATGCGGTTCATGATGTGGCGTTTACTGTTTCTCCTGCTTTTTTAGATGAAGGAGTCCCAAACTCAACTTTTGCAGATTCTTTTGTGTATCAATTTACGAAAGATCGTACAGAAGCGATTAAACGGCATTTAAAACAGCGCGCAGTTGATGCGCTTGATGATGCAAATGAACAATTAATAGCGTATGATCAACAGCAGAGTGAACAGGCACAAGCGCAATACCGAGAAATGAAAGAGCTTGAACCTTATGTGGCCCATTATGTGGCGAAAAAAGACAAAAAAGAAGCATTAAAGCGCTTAGCAGACAAAGAAGCGAGTGAACGAGATGATCGCGGAGCGTTTGCCAAAGTATTAAAACAGAAAATAAATGAAAACGTTATCTTTGAAGAAGAAGATACGATGTGGAAAAATCAAGTAAAAGCAAGTGTTGGCAAGACGATCTTAACATCAGTAGCAAAAAAAGAACATATAGCGGATCGTCCGCTAGGCGTTTCAGACGAAGATATTCATGGGTTGCAGGCAGAATTAAAGCGGTTAAACAAAAGCGACGTCACACAAGATTGGCACCAGCGACTTCAAACGGAAGCTGAACACATTACAACAGAACAATTTACCCTATCGCTATTCGGCGCTTTCAGTGCAGGGAAATCAAGTCTGGCCAATGCTCTGTTAGGCGGAGTGGTTTTGCCATCGTCCCCGCATCCAACAACGGCAACTGTGACGACTGTGACGCGTCCTACAGATGCTCACGGTCATGGTGATGTTCATATTCAATATAAGTCTTATGAGCAACTTAGAGGAGAGCTCGCGTCAATCTCGCAATTGCTTGAAGCGACTGTGACTCTTGAACAGCTTCAACGGTTTCGAACGCAAACGTACCGAGTGACGACAGCAGCAAAAAAACAAGCACTCGCATACATTGAAACGTTGCAACATAGCATGAAAAAGTATGAATCGTGGTTAGAACAAGAAGAAATGGTATCAATGAATGAGTTGAATGAAAAAATTGTTCATGAAGAAGTTGCTTGTTTTATTTCCCGAGTAACGATTTATTATGAATGTGAATGGACTGCAAAAGGATTAACGTTAGTCGATACGCCTGGGGTAAATTCGATTAATGGACGACATACGAATGTTGCGTACGACCAAGTTAAAGCATCAGATGCAATTCTGTATGTAACCTATTACAACCATTCATTTTCACGAGCCGATGCACAGTTTATCGAGCAGCTTGGAAAGATGAATCAACACGTTTCTTCTAAAAAGCTTTACTTTGTTTTAAATGCCATTGATCTAGCTGCAAACGAAGAAGAGCGGCTAGGGGTAGAATCTTTTGTGACCCGTTCATTAGAAGAAGCGGGAATTGATCGACCTGCATTATTTTCGCTTTCTAGTAAAGAAGCTCTCATGAAAGAGTCTTCAACTGATTTTCAACAATTTCAACAAGAATTATATGGACCGATGCTACGCGCTCTTAAAGATGCGAATCGAACACAGTTTGTTGAACATGTTAAGCAGTATGTAATTTATTTGCAAGACGTGCAGTCCTTTGCTACTATGGCAGATCATGAAAAATCGACACAGCTCGTTCGGTTTGAAGAAAGCCTGATGGAGGCGCAGCAAGCGTTTTATAAGGATGAAGCAGCATCGTTATTTATGGAAGTAGAGCAAGAGGCGAGTGAATTATTTGCGTACTTACGTGAACGAACGCCATATATTAGTCGGGATCGCTTTATTGAATTTGTAAATGTGGCGACCATTGTAGGTTCTTCGAGAAAAAAACAAAAAGAAGCACTTGAACAGCAGCTGTTGTCTTGGAATGAAGATAGTCTGTTTTATGTAAATCAAGAGCTAAAAGCGACGAGAATTCGACTTTCCCTAGAGTTACAGCGTTCGTTTGAACAGTGGAAAAAGGTGTGGCAACAAAGCTTTCAGTCAGGTATACCAGGTTTTCCATTTCCGAAAATGAGAAAAAGCTTTTCCTCTCAACTGTCACCTGATTTGTTGACAAGTACGCTTTCTATTCACTCACACGTGAATCAATTTTCGTCATTAAAAACGTTCTTTGAACAGCAGCAAGTGAAGCAAGTGAAAGAACAGCTGGTTGATGAGCTTGTCCAACAAATTCGCTCAGGATTAAGAGAAGAAGAAGGAAAGAGTAAGGAATGGCTCAAGCAAGAAACAAATGATGCATTTAAAGAGTGTAAAGCAATGCTCGACCAGCAAATAACCCTTGAACGTGCAAAGAGAAAGCAGTTAAATACAAAAGCAATTCAACAGGATTTGCAAGCGGAAATCGACGTTATAAAAGCTTGGCTACATGAAATAAAAGCGTAG